Genomic window (Notolabrus celidotus isolate fNotCel1 chromosome 15, fNotCel1.pri, whole genome shotgun sequence):
ATCAGCAATGCacttgtcaacagagctgcccTCTTTAGTATACATCACcttttagcatcaaataactaataaaaaattaaatgatcAGAAAAATGCATATCTGGATACCAATCATCATGATGACAACTGTCTACAAtggaagaaaacacatttgagTAATACTTATTTggtgtgtattttgattttaaagcttgACCTATGTTCCATCTGCTAACATGAAGGAAGCAGGTTTTATGACATATACTGCAGGATAAACTCCAAATCTTTTGGCCTCCCTTTTGGGATGCTAACATGCTTTCCTCCTTATGTGTATAAGGTCTGGGACAGATACATGTACAGTAAACATGTCaggtttgtttttgcagaatcAGGAAGCCgaaagaaacaaataaaccaTTTGGAAATTAAACTATTGCACACGTTTTTAATCatcttattcttttttattcacatttttaaagagtAATGTGTAGCATTAGTCAAGGTATCAAACCCACAGGTTCAAATCAACCATAGCCTAAAGTCAGCGgcaggttagcttagcttagcactaAGGGGAATCAGCTGTCTCTTTCCAAGGGCCACTAAATCAAATGTACCAGCATCATTTAGGTTTACACGTTAACAAGTTATAACCTTATAGTCCAATTTCTGCAATGAAAAAActaagtgtaaaaaaaacaaattagctTTTTCATACTAAGCTAAAAGTAAGCTAACTATCATCCCTCTGTGCTGCAgaactgagagatacagaaaaaatatttcatccctgcagccattaggcttcacaACTCTCtaaccaatgggagatgagctgacagtcacctgaattacttgtttttatgtgatttttataattttatctgccaaacACCTTAATTTCCTttagggataaataaagtacattatGTCTTTAtattctctttctgtctggCTTTTACTTAACATTTTCTTGACAGACATTGGTTTTGTATGGATGAAGATACAAGATTATATTACCAAGAATGCTGTTTTGTTACATTTAGGCAGAGCCGAGCTTGTACTTTCAATATTTGCGGTACTTACGCTTAACCTTTTTAGCCTGCTGCTAGCTTTGGCGTCATACATGGAAGACATGActtttaaagagagagcacTTATTAATTTTATAAAGATAGTGTGCAGGCAGCATTTAATATATGATACGAATATAAACAAAATGAATCTTGTCCTTTGGGGGAGTTTAGATAAGTAGCATGTGTGTTAGCTAAAGGGCTGATCTGTACAGTAAACACAGAATTATGCAATTCCACATATATCCTCTGTCACACAGTGTTCTGTGTATAATGTGCCCAACAGTCACCTTTAGTCACTGTCATGTCTTACAGGaagaaacatgcacacacacacacacacacacacacacacacacacacacacacacacacacacacgtataacTGCAGAGAGATTTGCTGGAGTAACTCACCAGTCAGTTCATGCTCAGTGACATTAGTACGatgttcctgcagtcagtcaTTGTGAGCAAAACAAGCGCTCCTTGTTTAGCTGACACAAATACATTATTCTGCAGTTTGTGGCAAAGGAAGAAAATCACAGCTGCAAACCagagagcttgtgtgtgtgtgggtgtattttCACATGACGTGAACACATGAAATGCTAATTTTGGCACCTTGATTTATGTGTAAAGCGTCACAGCTTTTTCCTCCATTTTGAAAGGGATACAAAGATTTTGGTTTTTAGGCCTTTAAGTCTCTGCAGTTACCATGCACACATACAGGTTGTTAAAATGTACAGTAATCCATATGTTTGCCACATGCATAGGAATTAATCTAAGCATGCATATGGGTGGATTCACAAATTTTTGTGCTGCTGGAGAGGCTCACCGCCAAGCAATTTTCTAGTGTTTGATGAAATGACAAAAAAGCATCCATTCATTTAAGGCTAAGTACTGTCCACTGCTCCTTTTAAATAACACAGCTGTACTCGTCTTCCATATTTAGCACACCAAACACAGATATAtcccctcctcttttctcccgggtctcctctctgctcttcttGACAAATCACCACATTAAAAGTGGCCATTTTTAGGCTCACCACACTTCCCTCTGCTTATTGGTTTCAGATAAAACTGCAATATTTCCATTCATCCATTTCCGTTTGTCGATGCTGTGTGTAGCATTCGTCCATGCACATACCACACACACTAAGAGACACGCACAGTcctacacacactcctctttctctttggtCGTTAATAATGTACTGATGGCAATAGTGAGGTTACTGACCCATAGCCAAGCCATTAATCAAACAATACAACTAGCATATGATCATAATAACTAGAGTCTGGTTGACTGTCTTACAGTCAAGAGGATATGCTCAATGTTTTCAGGAAGGTGGGACCATAAGGACAactgtgataaaaacagataagaAGCAGCTGGGGTATTTGCACAAACTATATTTTCACACTCTAAAAATCAGTTTTATAAGCAGAGTGCATTTACAGGAGGATAAACATATCACCAATATAAATCCTGTATTGTGTTGTTGATCTTATTCTGTTTTGAAAGCGTCTTTAAACATATCTGTGTTTCAACTAGCTGTACATAAAGTGTCCTGTCATTCATCAGGGTTTTATATGGAGGCCCTGGGTTGTAGGTGACCATCAAAAGACATTAAACTGCTAGATAGGACTGATTATAATCTGAGTGCAGCAGGCAGTAAAATATGATCAATATCTAAACTGGTGTTGttctgccctctagtggtatGTAGAAAAAAGTGCAGAAAGCCTCCTCCCATCCAACATCCTGTAACAAGCTGCTCAAATGTTGcagaattttgagttttcacagtaTACTAATTTGGTTTGACCAATTGTTCACACCTTATGATGCTCAATCATCCATTTAATTCTGTGGTAGCTCTGAACTGCTCATCACTGGACTGACAGCCCCCCCTGACCTTGACTCAGACCGGTGTCTCCATCTTTTCCCTTCGGACAAGAGAAGCACAGTCAAAGATTCATTTGTTGGaaccactttaaaaacaaaggacatcttatcctatcttatgGAACATATCCTAATAAGTACAAATATAATTTACTTTGCATATATTTTAGGATAAAAAATGTACCAGAATGTGGATGCATGAATGATTTCAGTTAAAGAAACCAAACTCCcttaatatcattatttttccaTTATTGAATTTTTCAGATTCACATAGTTTCACCATTTGCTCATTTGGGTATTTCATCTGGTTTGGTTATACCTCTGTTTTACATCCCTTTAGTTTTATAGTGTCGTTTTAAGTTCACACCTGTTCTTTTTATCACATTGGGGCAGAATTCAATTCAGTTATCTggctgtgtttaatacttgattccAATTGGTCAAAATAATGTGACAATAGTGTTTTATCTTATAACATAAAAGGGTTTCCAGAGATAACTCCATCACACACCTCGTATCAAATCAATCTTACGAAAGGAGTCCagaacatttcacctctgcctgttgacactgtggcaaagcCATTACTTTCCATTAGCATTCTAAATCATTAGACTAAAAAACATGGAACATATTTATATTACTATTTAAAGCTGACCAATCAGCAGctaaggaaagaagaagagaggaggagaactgTGAGACAGAGGTCAAGAGAAACAAGGAAAGTGAATCGcattacacaaacaaaacagaacatggTTTGAACTTCTGAAGTGTTGAACTGGTTCGGGTGAGTTCCGCTACAGAGTTCTGCTCACCCTGATCCCAAACATTATCTCTTTCTCTACCTCTCTTAAAGTATCTGAGTttagggtaaaataaaaaacaacattttcatccAAAATCTTGTTTCTTTGTGATTTCAGAGTTTggcctcacacactgacagctgcagaagcacacattaaacaaatgttaaagcAGTGTGTAAACATGAAGCAATAGAGGAGCACAGGAGCATACAGTGACATATCGGTTAAATGACACATTGGATCAATAACATCATGTTATAATAGCTTGATGACGTATTGGCACATGATATTGCCATCCCGACAAAATGAAGCTGGACAGAGACGGGCTGAAGAACTGACTGAGGAATGTAGGTCTTGAAAAGACTTACATGAAAGCCACTTTGTTGTGATGGTACAGTGAGCACCTTCTGGTACTCCTCTGGTATGAGGGGAATGTTAAAGATGCTTGTCAACAGTTTTTCATTAGTTTCAGGTCTTGGACAAAGTGGTTTGAGGTCACTTCACTCCAGTCTGCCCAGGCTGAGCTTGGCCTGATCACTCTACCTCCTCTTCACAGAGTCTGGCACTGAATATGACAACCTGACACCCTCCACACAGGTCTGCACagcacacagtctctcacacacatgcatctgCGTGCCTCACTGTTGTAGGCCACTGCAGCTTGTTGTGCACGTGGCGCCATGGCAACAGTACATAAACTGGTGACCTTCTTCTGCATGAACGTGTCGAACATTTACAGCTCAAGATGAATAGTGTGGAGGGTCAGCGGCTCTCACATCAACACTCACACTGATCCAACACTCTGGCACACTGGACATTATGAGGTGACCGAAGCAGGTGGTCAGGTGACACACTTGGCACACTTACTGATGGCCTTTTTGCTCTACACATCACATCATAGAAGTATTTGTCCTACAAGACAGGGATGCCGGAAGTCTTTGAGGCTATATTCGTCATGACACAAGAAGAAACAGGGCAGCAGCTCACAGATGTTTCGGTGCTTTAACTCTCTGTGTAAACTTTAAATTCATTTGGGATCTGAGTAACATATTTTGTCACTATAAGCAGAAACAAGCCCACTTTCAGTTAACTAATTTCTGTTCCAGGTTGCTAAGTGACCTCTGACGTTTTCCAGGAGttggtaaaaaaacaacaaccatagAATGTGTTGTCAATTCAAATTACAGGAGCAATTTTTTCTGGATTTATAGCCTTTAATTATTTGGTGATGCCTCCATCACAATTGCCATATCAATAACGTCCTGTCATTTATCATACATGGATTTTTATCAcctttattatattgtatcctTTGTCAAGTAAGAGCCCCAACTAGTTACCTCTCAGCTACCTAGTTTCCATTCCAGGTgttctgtgacctctgaccccttgGAGGGATTTTCGAAATCAAAATTCTGACTCAGATCAGATGTCACATTAACTCCCTGGAGAACAGCATCTTAAAAGAGGCTACTAGTTTACTTTTAGTGACATATAATGTTGAATTTACAGCATTCTCTGCAACGCTATAGGTTGTCCTCTTATCAGTAGATTGTCTGTTTATACCCCAGTTCTGACGTCCACTAGTGTTCATGGGCAATTTACTGAAAATGGCTCTGGTAGTCGGTCATGGTTGGGGCAAGAATATTCTATATACTGAttagtgaagtgaagtgaagtcaAGTTTATTAAAATAGCACTattaaaaacaaccagagttGACCTAAAggctttatcaatcaatcaatcagattttatttgtaaagcgcttttcacacaatgacattgtaacacaaagaacttaaaatagaataaaacaaaaatatgaaaaaataaaaagactaaagtgacttaaatttgaaatagataataaagaaataaaataataatgaatacaaacatttaaaaataaataaagtaaggtgaaataaaactgttataagaaaaaaattcaattaaatgCAAGACTAAAaagctcagtgggtagagtcagttgtctatcaattggaaggttggggGTTCAATCACAGCACTTTGAGtgatcagaaagactagaaaagtatATAAGTTCAAGTCCATTTACAGGAAGGACCTATCTATTAATTATTAAGagtgataagaaaaaaaaattgtcggCCTCTTTGTATccatgaaaaaggaaaagactAAATTTGACTGTCTAACTCAAAGAGCAGcaccctgacttcctgttcccaTGGATACTAAATTTCTCTCAAAGCAaggcagcctctgccatcagcgTTTTAATGTCTGACTGAAAGAGTAAATGTGTAATTTAAAGCTGATTAAGTGGTTGGAAGACTGAAAAGCACTATCAAAGTTTACTCTATTTACAGTTAATATTTATCTAATACAGTAATAcagttttcacatttatttgtatgtttttgtttgatcttTGAGTAGATTGAGAGAGGTGGTAGAATCAGCAGGCTGGACTATAAGTGATGTCTTCAGCTCTATTCATGAAAAACAACACCAGCTCTCACTCTTTACTCCGGCAGAcctattttgaaaaaaagaaagtgggTTAATCATGTTTGCGCTATAGGTCACACGTGCAAGTTTAGTTATGATGTGTTACAGAGATGAATGATTAACATTACAGTAGACTTTGAAAGTTAAGCATTGCAAGAAGATTTGCAAAAAAGAGATGTAGTATGAGGAATCTGCAGATCTTTGACAGCTGGTACACTTGGCATGTTGATAGAGTGTATGCTGTGGAAAAAGTAAGCATAACACTGTCTTCTGTCCTGTCTAAACCATGTTCCAAGTACAGGTTATTTGATATTTACAGTAAATATGAGCATGAATTACATGCAGGATGCAGGGAGATGTGTTGACAAGGCAAacttaaagtaaagtaaaaggTACCCTCATAATAAGACCTGTTGACCTTATTAGAGTAATATTGTCTTTTGTATGTATCTCATCCAAAAAGCACAATAGTAATCTACAATTTTGAGAAAATGTGAAAAGTAACCTTAGGAGCCaccattgttgttattgtatgACATGTTTTGtccttttaatgtctttatttggaGGATAGGAGAATGGATAGAGTAAGAAACTTGGAAGAGAGCATggagaatgacatgcagcaaagggccacCAGTTTTATTTGAACCCTTGATGCCTGAGTTGAGGACcatagcttctgtacatggggtgcctaACTCTAGTGACATCACATAGGCACACAGTTGTtcccacagacacaaacaaacatgtgtgtTGTTGCTCAACTATGGTTACGTCTCTCTCAATGTAGATCAAAATGTGTGAACAACTGTGCTTAGAGCTGTCCACTTATGATCCCAACACCCGGGACACATGTTAACACCACTGAACTTGAAGCTTGAACACCAGGTATtcaacccctctctctctctgggctgGCTTTGAGGAGCAGTCCCTCGACGAGAGTTTGTGGGAAGAACAGAATAGTTATTTGACTTCACTACCCAAAGTGCATTGCAGTGTAAATAACATTGGAAACCTATTAGTGAATTtccttttcaaatgttttaaaggtaGTAATCTTGCGTTTTTTTtaccaaataaaaaagttaacttTGTTACTCCACTATGCTCCAACATGTCTTATTATGTAGGgtgccttttttcttttcttcttttcttttttttctttttttcttttaggtttctcccctcccttcttatcttcatttcattttactttattttattgttttgtttaatcttgatctttttagggagccatttttaacatctggcaagggactatagatataaactagccttttggctaattctgtcATATATACAGaagtgttcattaatatgcatggtccttttaaataaataaataaacattgcaTATTTGCACAAATGATGTAGCTGTCCTGCACAGGAAAAATAATTACATAGTATTTGTCAGTTATCCatgcattttgtttgtttatgttattGGAGAACTCCTCACTGCATTTGACCTTTTATTTACCAGTCAATAAAATAGTTGTTGTCCAAAGGATGTTCCAAAATGTGCTTGACATTGACCTCTGTATGTTGGATGTGCTACAtacatagactataaaatatggacgtcgtatccatgacgtcacccatctgtttctgaagcgctgttttgaggccatattgcggctgtcgagcaattgtgacgtaaagaggcggggtttgaacctcctagccaacagatacagtgttcccgcctgccaatcaattcagctgtgcctctcattggaagactcataatctcaatatcttcgaaattgccgcattagaaaaaaattcacccccgtacagtgtgtgccgattgagaaattagctatccagactacacttgggCCCActctgtcagtcaactcagctaCATATGAGCTACATTTTCCCAAACtgctttttgtaccaggctgtaaacatgtttatttctgctgtaaagatcgccttttttggaTTGGTGTGTACATGGTTTCCAGTACCTCCggagccagcctgaagcggatcctcgatgaactgcagtttttagaacttctgcattggactcatatttttagacgaGGGGTTGCCGCTTAATTTGACCTTTTATTTACTGGTCTATAAAATAGTTCTTGTCCAAAGGATGTTCCAAAATGTGCTTGATATTGACCTCTGTATGTTGAATGTGCTAAACATGatatttgaacattttgttGTAGATGAGACTTCAGAGGAAGGAAGCAATACAACAACTTCCCCTATTTCATCATCTCCCTGCTCCTTCCTACAGTCTTGAGCGGTCGCTAAGCAACAAGCAGTGGGCGGAGAGAATTGAGACAGTAGCCAATAGAGGGGAAGTAGGCGGGGCTTCTTCTGAGACAGGCTGTGGGAGGCGGGGCTTCTTCTAAGACTGGCTACAGGAGGGGGGGGGCACACCATATGGGCCACACAGGACTGGACTCCACTCACGCCGGCAGGGATTGAAGCACAGCTGCACCCTTGGAAGTACTAGTTTCAGGATTCAATACAGGTCCCCGCGCTCTGCAGGGAGGTTTTCACGTTACTCTGTCCACGACTGAAGGGAAACATGTCTAACCAGAACTGGAAGCCCTTTGTCTTCGGCGGGCTGGCGTCTGTGACGGCGGAGTGCGGTGAGTGATAGGAGGGGAGGCGGGGGGCCCGAGCTGCGTGCATATCTGGTAATAATGATGCGAGTCTTAATCGAGATACTGTGTTTTTGAAAGGGTTATCATAGTGCTTTGTGTTGCAGGTACCTTCCCAATCGACCTCACCAAGACACGTCTTCAAGTTCAAGGCCAAGTGGGGGACAGCAAATACCGAGAGATCCGCTACAGAGGCATGCTCCATGCTATAGTGAGGataggcagagaggaggggccACGGGCTCTCTATTCAGGGTCAGTATGGAGGATGTGCCTGCATGCATGTGTATTCAACTGTCTCTTTATCTTTGCCTTCAAGGCTTTGTATTAAATCCACATTTAGGCAGTGCTTCTATATGATCCTACAGTGctttctttattcttctaaATGCTTACACTTCCTCATTTAtgaacacttcctgtttttgttacAGTCATGGTTCTAATAACCAATTTGACTCTAactatggaagccctaaaaggacatggtCCATATGTTGCTCAGTTTCCCCAAAGACAGTAATGTTAGTTGTTTTCTCGaaatcttcaatcaatcaatcaatcaagctttatttatatagaaagtttcatacaaatcaaatgcaacccaaagagctttacagcgattgaaaaacgagaaagaagattttaaaaagggtaaggataaaagttgaaataaaactaaggctagaAATATCAATAagactgagtagataaataaaatgaataaattaatgaataaataaaaaaagaataaagtaacAGTTAAAActactaaaaataataaagtaacatttaaatcaatattacatttaaaagtaagtaatacaattgttaaaacctacataaaagccaaactgaataaatatgtttttagtttatttttaaaagtctcaatatctctgtcagctcttcTCATCTTGACTTATATTTCTTATAATCTCAGAACAACAAATCTTGTTTTCTCAtgataattcaataactttcTAACGATGTAGAAAACAATAGGCTAAACTCAGGTGATGTTGCTAGTGCCCACCCTAATGAGGTCGGTCATGccatctttgtttattttgtgctttttcaACCCTGTGGTATGAGATATGATCATCTAACAGTAAGTCAAGTTCTGGAAACAAGGTCAATCACATGTATCAACACGTGTCCCTTCAGGGCTTTCATACCTAACTACCTGAACATGTCTGTCTTagttgtatgtatgtatgcctGTCTTAGTTGTTTTTGTCCTAGTTCTCCTTTAATACATGTGTCTTAGCTACTGTTGTATGCCTGTAAAGCCCCCTGAGACATCATGTCAAAGAGTGATGGAGATAAACTTTGACTTTTACAGAATAGCTCCTGCCATGCTACGCCAGGCCTCGTATGGGACCATAAAAATCGGCACTTACCAGAGCTTAAAGCGTCTGTTTGTGGACCGGCCGGAGGGTGAGtcccagtttctctctctcttactccctcacacacttggaGCAGCCAGGGACACATTCCTCatgaaggggagggggggttggggggttgCAGATGTGCGTGTGACCTATTTAAATGTGTCTCCTCATATTCTCATACCAAAAACGTATTGTGCGCCTGTGGAAACACTGTAGATAAACTGCAGCTGACTGCTCAATGGattttataaaatgttgctTGTTCACAGTTACACTCTGCCTcccactcttcttctctttcagatGAGACGCTGCTGACTAATGTGTTATGTGGTATTGTCTCTGGTGTCGTCTCCTCCTCCATCGCCAACCCCACTGATGTGCTGAAGGTATCTGTTCGCTCACAAAAACAGTCCTAGACCcctttgttattgtttaaatTACCTGCTGCTAGTTGTCTTCCCGAGGCTGTAAAACCGGTTTGACAGTTACCTGGCACGTAAGGATCTAAAAACGAAAGAAACTGCAGCCTGTTTTCACTTTGCATAGTTTTTTAAACGTGCTGCTGGAGCTACTTGTGCAGCCTTGAAGAGGATAGTTCTttgaaaaacatacattttgctCCAGGCTGAGGGTGCAGCCTTTTGGTTTGCACGCACAGTCGAGTAAAGGGCATCTTAGTGCTATCAGGAGGAGACCCACTTGTTGAGTATTTATAGAATGAAGGCTCAACGGCTTAACATACTGTTCTGTAAGAGATATGGGTGCATAAATATTATGTGCTTATCTGTACACACAATGTTTTGCCAGGAGTCTCCTCTTCATGCATATTATGGCGTGCTGACCTCTTGTCAAcaagttgtgtgtttgtgtgtgtgtgtgtgtgtgtgtttaaggttTAACAGACTAGTGGATGTGGCTGCAGGTTTGGAACATTGTGTTTGTGAAAACAGAGTCTGGTCTGTAACGGCAgccattttaaatgaaaacaagtcGAGGAGGGGCTGGAGAGTTTCTGGCGAAGTGGACAGAAATAATATCCTCTAAGACATCCTGCTTGCCAAAACTCTCTTTGCTTTCACATTCCGTCGTGAGCTTGGTGAAGAAACTCCGAGCTTTGCTTGGTGAACCCACTGTATTCCACTCTGATTGTGCTTTCAGCTTCTCAAGTTCAAATTCACGAACCCTGCCTCTATCTGTCCTTGTAGATCCGCATGCAGGCTCAGGGAAATGTGATCCAGGGCAGCATGATGGGCAACTTCATTAACATCTACCAGCAGGAAGGAACCAGAGGGCTGTGGAAGGTACAGACAAGTCTGAATAATAATGCTCAATCTCTGCTCATTTTGACTTGGCTTTGACATCATGTTCTCTTCATCAGGGCGTCTCTCTGACCGCTCAGCGGGCAGCCATCGTGGTCGGGGTTGAGCTGCCGGTCTATGATATCACCAAGAAGCATCTGATCCTCTCAGGTTACATGGGGGACACCGtgtacacacacttcctgtgagTTTGCAGAGTCACATCACTGCAATGAAA
Coding sequences:
- the LOC117827379 gene encoding kidney mitochondrial carrier protein 1; translation: MSNQNWKPFVFGGLASVTAECGTFPIDLTKTRLQVQGQVGDSKYREIRYRGMLHAIVRIGREEGPRALYSGIAPAMLRQASYGTIKIGTYQSLKRLFVDRPEDETLLTNVLCGIVSGVVSSSIANPTDVLKIRMQAQGNVIQGSMMGNFINIYQQEGTRGLWKGVSLTAQRAAIVVGVELPVYDITKKHLILSGYMGDTVYTHFLSSFVCGLAGALASNPVDVVRTRMMNQRGGALYQGTLDCILQTWRSEGFMALYKGFFPNWLRLGPWNIIFFLTYEQLKKIDV